Below is a window of Littorina saxatilis isolate snail1 linkage group LG2, US_GU_Lsax_2.0, whole genome shotgun sequence DNA.
CCAGATAGCCCTAAGGGCCTGGGTTTTTTCTGACTCACACAGACAATTTTAAGGTGGCGTCTTACGTAAATAGGCAGGGCTGGACACGGTCTCTCAGTCTTTCAGACAGTGCTTGCCGCATCCTGACTTGGTGCGATTCTCTGCACATGCTGCTGTCGGCAGTTTACCTGAAAGGCAGCTTGAACGTCCTTGCGGACACACTGAACTGGTCAAACCGGACAGCTTACGCCTTTCCTCTGTTCTGTCTGTTGGGCAAGGTATTGAGGAAAGTCGATTTGGAGAGaccagcgctggttctggttgcttCTTTTTGGCCAAGTCAGCACTGGTTCCCGGACTTGGTGTGATTGGCGGTTTGACCGCCTATCCCCCTCGCAGGAAGAAAGGGGGAACTCTTGCAACCCCGGTCAGGCATCCCTCACGAGAATCCTCAGGTCTAAAACTTCACGGACGGTTTCTGTCAGAAGCTCTCTGCGTAAGACAGGGACTTTTTCTGCCACTCTGAGGTTCGTGAAGCATGCCCATAGGGAGTCGACCAGCTTGGTGTACTCTTCGCACTGTGCGTCCTGGTCTTACTGATGTTCTCTTTTTGGGGTTAATCCCCTGTCACCTAGATCGATGCAAGCGGCCAAATTTTTTGGCTTGGTTGGTAGATCAGGGTGGATTTCTCTCTTCTCTTCGAGTTGGAAGGTCAGCTTTCTCCTCAACGTTGCAGCAACTGAGTCACAAGTTTACACTCAATGGAGTTATTTCTAGTGTCATTAAGGGTGCCTCCTTTAAGGCCGCTCGCTCTAAGTCTCAGCTCCCTGTCTGGGATTTGTTATTGATCTTGCGTTATTTGGCTGCAGAAGTTTTCGAACCTTTTTATTCAGCCGGCCTGGCTATTTTGTCATGCAAGGCCTTGCTTCTAGTCTTACTCGCTACTTTTTCGAAGAGGTAGCGAGGTACATGTTTCATCTGGGTTAGTAAGGAATACTTCAACTGAGAAAGATGGGTCTATTTCACTTGATATTGGACCGGAATTTCTTTCAAAATCAGAAACTCGGACACTTTTCTCCTGTAATTCACATTCCTCCTTGAGCAAATTGCTTGCTCCCGGAGATCTTGATGTGGTTTCTTGTCCCGTGATAGCGCTCAGCAGTGGCTGGCGCGGACTCGGCACATTCGCTCAGATTTCGCTTCTCTTTATATCACTTAACACAGTTCGGTGTAAGGATATTGTGAAAGTAACGTTAATCAAGTGGGTCTCCACGTTGATCAGACAATCCTTTGTCTGGTTGCAGACACAGGCTGGGAATGTTAGGGCAGTCTTGCCTCTCACTTCAGCAAGTACGCATGAGGAAAGGGCATGGGCCTCCTCTTTGGTTATCCTCCGGTCTGGCCGTTTGTCCGAAGTACTGGAGTCGGCCTACTGATGGTCTGAGGTCGTTTTTTTATTAACTTCTACCTCAGAGACGTCTCCTCCTGGAGACAGGACAGCAGTTCCGTGTTACCTGCTATGGTAGCCGGGGAACAGGTCCTACTTTCATAATTTGGTAACTACCCGCCACCTATactagcaatctgctatatgtgagttgggtaaagatatgtaatttaaatccaaaattttaataataaattttcatttaattaatatacttacccaactcacatcgtttattccctcccgcctccccgctttGGTGGTatgggggtctaaaaaagaagtgagttgggcttcgttttggaatgataagatggcggcatatgcgcacgcatacggaagtcagactTGATATTAGTCTGGCCTTatgggattggtcactcttttttagagtggtctcccttgtaaccaaggggacgcgtacagcgtgactagcactgaactagagttaattgctatatgtgagttgggtaagtatattaattaaatgaaaatttattaaaattttggaaaTATAACTAAGTTAAAATATATATGTGtacacaaaaactaaaaaaaatctgttttaatAGGTactcttttgttttaaagtgTAAAAGTAAAAGCATCTGGACTTTTGTTTAACTGTTTCTTTTTATTACACTTAAAAAATATATTATGAAATGAGTGTTGACTTTGTACCTGCATATTCAAGTTTTTCTtgtctgtgttttgcttgttcaATGTTTGTGCCGCATTTTCAGTTTCACTGAAGTTCGTATGaagaaggtttgtttgtttgcagaaCCCAAGCGGTTGCAGCGTAACGTTAGTGGTGCCATCAACTTCATCAGGTTTGCCGTCTACAGACAGGGTGTGTTTGATACAAAGAAAGATGAACTGGTAAGAATGGCGTAATGTGAACAATGCAGTAGTTTATGTTTCAAGATGCAGTGTGTATACTCTGTAATATTATCACAGGACGTATACTATTATATTTAATAATGCTACATTTGATTTCATTTACGGCACATTTTGCTTCTAAGTAACTGAAATCGGAAGAATACAATATTTGATTTTGAGTTGcaagtgtgtgtttgcactgGTATCTTTTTCCTTTCTGTATGAAAAAGAATCAATCctcctctttgtttttctttttgtttttcttttatttttttctgacatGAAGCATTATTAATGTTCCTATGTGTCTCTTGAAGTTTTTGGCAAATGCACAGACATAGAGATAGTACTGGGCGGGGGGTGGAAAGAAGGAAGAGAGCGAGGACAGTTattgaaaaagaaagaatgagtgtgttttgctttgttatcttgtgtgtgtttttgttgttgtttctttttgttgttgatcgtAATGATTTGTTTCGACAGGAGAAACAGCGTGAGAGCTATGACTTCGTGCTGAAAGAAAATGCAGATTTGAAGAAGACGCTTCATGCAAAAAGAGAAGCTCACGAAATGCAAATGTCCAAGATGAAACAGGTAATGTTCATCAAAGTTAAACATAGTTAAACTTAAAAGCCAGTCAGTTCAAATTTTGTTTAGCActatacaggcatgggaattgtccgccgaaaggcaaatttccgctgaaatgtttgtttgttccgccgaaaaagcaaaagtgtccgccgaaaaaataaataggggaggcaaaaatggttctgaaaactgaatttaatggcaaacttggagctcagatgacaccaaattgcactatttgggttctttggagaaacaaATTTCCGGGgcagcatgcccccggacccccctagtaaggctaggcgcgaagcgccgtcgactttgatagtacttacaaatgttcagcctttttaactttttttaattcccatgcctgactaTAGCAGTACAAATGAATGTGTGCATGTTTACGCTTATTCAATAGCACTTTCTCAGTTTTGCTGGGGAAATATAATGCACTGTTTTAGCCACTTAAAAAGTAAAttcaatttttgttgttgactttACATGTATTAAATTGTATACATCGTCACTGTATGAAGTTAACTTCTTATTTTCACTGTGTTTTTCAGCTGCAAGAGGAGAATGATGCCATATCTGTGAGAATTCAAGACCTTCACAAACAGAGAGAGGTCCACCAACGCAACTTGTCAGAGATGAAAAACGAGCTGTCTCAGAGAAATGCTTCAAGCGTACGTTTCTGGGCATTTTAATTGAAGACATAACATTTCTGTGTCCAAAACAGACTTTTGGTGGAGACAGGAGCAGCCATAAAAATGATTATGCAGTATGTAGTTACCAAACCACAAGCACAGGGGTATTAATGTACAAAGAAGCAATACTTTATGCAGAGCTGCTAACTGCTACGCTTTCAGCGTAGCATGCTATGTTATAAGACAAATTGTTACGCCAAGCTTAGAATAGCTACGCTCAAACAAATATGCAACAGTTTGCTCTTGTGAGTCCTAGTTTTCAATTCTGATTCGACGGGCGCAATAGCGAAGTGAATAGGCCGTCAGCCTCCCTAGTGGAtggttgtgggttcgaatcctggccgcatctggtgggttaagggtggagatttttccaatctcccaggtcaagatatgtgcagacctgctagtgccttattcccctttgtgtgtacacgcaagtgcgcatggaaaagatcctgtaatccatgtcatagttcggtgggttataggaaCAGAAAGTACCAAGCATGTATCCCCcaaaagcggcatatggctgcctaaagggCAGGataaaaccggtcatacacgtaaaagccatgGGAATTTCaatccatgaacgaagaagaagatttttTAAGTAAACTTTGTGAAAATGCATTTACATTTTTGCGCGAAATAGCCGAAATGTGGCTGTGCGAATACATTTTAGACAATGCTACACTAAAGCACAATTTGCTACACTGAAAATTCCCCCAAAAATGTAAATTGCTTCGAGGCTTCACAAGGGTTGGCAGGTCTGGTCTGTTAACGCAGAAAAGGATTTGTGTTTTTCTATTTACCAGGATCAGGTCAAGGTCAACATTCTGACGGCCCAAGCAGAAGGTGAGAAGCTGTCACTGCGCATTGTCCAGTCTCCAGAGCGAGTGAAAGCAGAGCAGGAGCGAGCCAAAAATCGCATCATGTCTCTGAAAGCCACAGAGGAGGAAAAACAACGGAGGTTGGGAGAGCTTCAGCGCAAGAAGGAATCCGTTGGTTCCCAGGAACGGGATGCTGAAAAGGCCGTCAAGCTGCTCAGAGACATCAGTAATGACTCGGACAGGCTCACGTAAGGCTTCAGGTTGCCTTGAGTGCAACTCTCATACTAATGATTTACTCACAAGAACTTATCTGTGCTGGCCTCTTTCATCCCACTTTTTTTGTCTTATTATGcttgttttctcacattttacGCTCTATGCATTTCTTACCATCCATACCATACCAAAAAAATGGATTACCATCCATACCTGttcgtggttaaaaaaaaaaaaattttaatttctCATGCTCGATACTGTGTGGTTTCTTTGCTGTCCAGTCATTGAAGCCAGACTCTTTTTTTTGTTATACATGTACTTATTCATCCGTATTGCTCCTAATTTGCTGCTGCCTAATACGGCCtggtgttattttttttccatCAAGAGAAGTAAAAAGGAGGTTCTTGTGGAAATGTTACTTCAACCATGAAAAGTAGTTTCTATCATGAGGAATCAGGTTAACCAGAATTTTCCATTAGTTTACCGGTAAACATCTCAAATTATCAAAACCaacatgggcggggatgtagctcagtcggtagcgcgctggatttgtatccagttggccgctgtcagcgtgagttcgtccccacgttcggcgagagatttatttctcagagtcaactttgtgtgcagactctccttggtgtccgaacacccccgtgtgtacacacaagcacaagaccaagtgcgcacgaaaaaaatcctgtaatccatgtcagaattcagtgggttatagaaacacaaaaatacccagcatgcttcctccgaaaaacggcgtatggctgcctagatggcggggtaaaaaacggtcatacacgtaaaattccactcgtgcaaaaaacacgagtgtacgtgggagtttcagcccacgaacgcagaagaagatcaAAACCAACATTGGCACCGGTTATGTATACTGGTTGATAATTCCTTTGAATGATTTTTTCCTGACAAATTTAATGCAGTCACAGAGATTTAGACTTATTTGACAGGTTAGTATAACAGAGTTACAGGTTTCTGCAAGAGCGATCATACGCACTTGTAAAGAAGTACTTGTAGAAGATGGCTGGCATGATCACTGTATCACTTTCTTctgcaatttttgtttgtttagagaGCTGGAGAAAGCAGTGCGAAAGCAGCAAGACATCCACCAAGATCTGCGGTCCTCATCGCTGGGGATCATGTCAAAGAGGGACAATCTCCGACAGGTGCAGGCATCGCGACAAGACAAGCTGTCCAAGCTGGATCTGCAGTACCACAACAAGAAGGCATCTTTGCAGGAACAGATCTCACAGCTCAAACAGTCAGTGATCATTTTAATTTTGGGATGGTAGAGCTGGTTGGTGTGTTACTGTGGTATGTTTTTGTTCTCCGGAAACATAGGTGCTACAGTTAGCTTGTTGTatacagatgcacacacacacagacacaataaACTATGAACTGTTTTGCGAACTGATTGAGTAATTACCGTATTTTCGGGACAATAAGGCCCAACCCCCCACTTTTAAGGTAAGATAGAGAAAAATCCACACTTGGCGCTTGCAGTGTATtggccgcacatcaaaggaaaaatacagtCGAAATATTTTTGCTCTCGATGTGCGGTGAGATCAAagttttactttactttactttaattggtgtttaatgtcgttttcaaccacgaaggttatatcgcgacggggaaaggggggagatgggatagagccacttgtcaattgtttcttgttcacaaaagcacaaatcaaaaatttgctccaggggcttgcaacgtagtacaatatattaccttactgggagaatgcaagtttccagtacaaaggacttaacatttcttacatactgcttgactaaaatctttacaaaaattgactatattctatacaagaaacacttatcaagggtaaaaggagaaacagaatccgttagtcgcctcttacgacatgctggggagcatcgggcaaattcttccccctaacccgcggggggaggtGAGATCAAATGCAGATGCATTgtaatacagtaaaacctgagtctagcggacccttgttgtaacggccacctgctacatacggacagtttatcatggaacgaacacgatttcaacaataactaacctttaacggacggacacctgccacttacggacgcggacacgatttttcggaccgtaggaagtgtaaacactgtcacaaacggacactaCGTACATgaaaacgcaacttcgaaaagacgaaaacaatacatggcGGCTCTTGCTCCTTGAACTATcccgagacgaaaaaaaaattaaatctcgcgcacgatagaatccgcggcgacttccttaggagtctggaagacgcaaatcctgtgtatcgtcaaggataatgacccaaaacgcgacttacgaccgagctttttgggatgatttacgacttttgcgcatatttcgagcagacgaaaacacaacatggcggctctcgctcctccaactatcgcgagaagaaataaaaatgaaatctcgcgcgcgcgagatcctgatacgtccggttttttttctgcacgctatcttgtcacgacgactgtcttgttgacaaacgaagattcgcgaaagaaaaagaaaagcgccgactcttgagtagagagctaataaagtaatcgctaatcgagcgaagtggcaatccgcggcgacttccttgggagtcgggaatacgaaaatcctgtgtatcgtcaaggataatgactcggtgttatctagatggtgagaaggatagcgaagcgaaagtacgcaaagagaggagcctgtacgaagacctcaacgatcgtggtcaagtttagcgatgcaaggcgacaaatcattcatatgagcggaaagatgattcgggagaaaagtcgttatgctttctatcgagttaggacattcggattttactggttgcgccacaatgtcaaatgtgcttcactcagcggggagcgagtattacgccatgagtaaattttctttgaaatttgagttcaagttgttctgctgtaatgtgtgtgtgtgtgtgtgtgtgtgtgtgtgtgtgtgtgtgtgtgtgttttgatatgacggtaaactgcaactgtgtgtttgtgtgtaaacatgacagtaGATACACGGCAACCAAATTCATGACCGCCCGggccaaaaactcaaaccccttttaagacccccccccccccccccccctttttacgacctaattttcaaggtttttccaaagtcgtaaacATGGGGTTCTACTGTATGTATTCACTagctcaattctctctctctctctctctctctctctctctctctctctctctctctctctctctctctctattttcaatgctctttgtaaaatattgccccagcccctccacctgtgaagaaaggacacctgtctaatagggacaccattaccatcccccaagggtgtcctttagagacaggttttactgtagctggttggccttgagacctcgggtcaatgacccctaCTTGCCAGCTGAGACCAGCTGCCTGccccagtttacagacactgaccttcttccccggggtcaatgaccgagttttacCAGAGAGGAAACTCTTCCTGccccagtttacagacactgaccttcttccccggGGTCAATGACGGAGTTTTACGTGAGAGGAAACTTTTCCTGccccagtttacagacactgaccttcttccccggGGTCAATGACGGAGTTTTACGTGAGAGGAAACTTTTCCTGCCcaagtttacagacactgaccacTGTGTACCCAAAAAATAGTCTTGAGGAGATTTTCtcgcacacatacccacacaaaGCGCCTGTACACAGCTTGTACCATCAGTCATAAGTGCATCAAGAAGTTGCAAAAGGTGGtagaaagagaaacaagtcgcgtgaagtgatataaaaacatttagtcagtcggtattaaactaaaagatcaacaccacaaagcAGTCATTGCCGTGACTACATTAAGATAGTCTCGGCGGTCCATACCTGAAGATAGAGACGGGTCATGAACTTATAacctaatttttaagcttccgatctgaaatgcaatcccaaagtcttagtctagagacatcctgcttgctgcagggcgagccgagaaaatgttccttctttatcttctccgcgcggaggtgttttcagacacatcagaca
It encodes the following:
- the LOC138959380 gene encoding kinetochore protein Nuf2-like, whose translation is MAERYGFPILSPDECVSFLREFSNTTISEEDFKKPDPKRWQIFYGTIFELMTGRQADLVTQTRLHAGSDCEYSELQEESFTFMTFTMALQKKMSAAGIQDFTVRDLLEPKPKRLQRNVSGAINFIRFAVYRQGVFDTKKDELEKQRESYDFVLKENADLKKTLHAKREAHEMQMSKMKQLQEENDAISVRIQDLHKQREVHQRNLSEMKNELSQRNASSDQVKVNILTAQAEGEKLSLRIVQSPERVKAEQERAKNRIMSLKATEEEKQRRLGELQRKKESVGSQERDAEKAVKLLRDISNDSDRLTELEKAVRKQQDIHQDLRSSSLGIMSKRDNLRQVQASRQDKLSKLDLQYHNKKASLQEQISQLKHSKETVHDPKGSNESKKSEVMAEIENVKGEVHMKEEELEAKVERTNNLYSEIITQVDKMNVEVAEGFSEFRKIMKTN